A region of Solanum dulcamara chromosome 7, daSolDulc1.2, whole genome shotgun sequence DNA encodes the following proteins:
- the LOC129894708 gene encoding universal stress protein A-like protein — MEGEATRVMVAVNESTIKGYPHASISSKGAFEWTLNKIVRSNTSGFKLLFLHVQVPDEDGFEDMDSIFASPEDFKVMKNRDKIRGLHLLEYFVNRCHEIGVPCEAWTKKGDPKEVICHEVKRVQPDLLVVGCRGLGPFQRVFVGTVSEFCVKHAECPVVTIKRSAAETPQDPIDD; from the exons ATGGAAGGCGAGGCAACTCGGGTGATGGTAGCAGTGAACGAGTCGACGATCAAGGGTTATCCACATGCTTCCATTAGCAGTAAAGGAGCATTCGAGTGGACTCTCAACAAGATCGTTCGTTCCAACACTTCTGGTTTCAAACTCCTCTTCCTCCATGTCCAAGTTCCCGATGAAGATg GTTTTGAAGATATGGATAGCATATTTGCATCACCTGAGGATTTCAAGGTCATGAAAAACAGGGACAAGATTAGAGGGCTCCATCTGCTGGAGTACTTTGTTAACCGCTGTCATGAAATTGGG GTTCCTTGTGAAGCATGGACAAAGAAAGGTGATCCCAAGGAAGTCATCTGCCATGAAGTCAAACGTGTACAACCCGATCTTCTTGTGGTTGGATGCCGTGGTCTTGGTCCTTTTCAGAG GGTTTTCGTGGGAACTGTAAGTGAGTTCTGTGTCAAGCATGCTGAGTGTCCTGTTGTCACAATTAAGCGCAGTGCAGCTGAGACTCCTCAGGACCCAATAGATGACTAA